CGTACAGGTTCGAAGTTAGAGTTAAAAGCTTTCTCAATTGCTTCAACCACATCTGAGCTTTCATTAGACACATTGATAATTGAGTTTGAACTTGCTCGGTTGTTTTGCCGCGTCCCTATATTCACCGAAGGCAAGCCATAAAAGGGAGCTTCTCGCACACCAGCACTCGAGTTACCTATAATGCATTTGGCATTCTTAAGTAATCTTAAAAAACTTTCAAACCTCAAGCTAGGAAAAACCCTAACATTTGATTTACCTTCCAACCTTAAAAGTCCATCAAGAATAACTTTCGACCCATGATCATTATTTGGATAAACTACGACAAAGTTTCTATCACTTTTCTCGATAGCGCTCATCAAAGCATCAACATGATCAGGTAGTTTTGCTAATTCGGTAGTGACCGGGTGATACATAACTATTCCATAATCATCGAAAGGAATTTGGTAGTAACGTTTTACCTCTTCAATAGTCGGAAGCGTATCGGAATTCATAACATCGAGGTCGGGAGAACCGATGACATGTATAGATTCATTCTTTTCTCCTAACTGGAGCAACCGGCTTCGCGCAGACTGATTACAAACAAAATGCAAATGGGCCATTTTGCTCACTGAATGGCGGATTAGTTCGTCAATTGTCCCCGAGACTTCACCCCCCTCAATGTGTCCAACCAAAATGTTATTGAGGCTGCCAACAATTGCACCAGCCAAAGCCTCCACACGGTCACCATGTACAAGAATTAAATCTGGTTTGAGTTCCTTTACATAGTCACT
The genomic region above belongs to Ferrimonas lipolytica and contains:
- the neuC gene encoding UDP-N-acetylglucosamine 2-epimerase, with the translated sequence MKKILFITGTRADYGKLKSLISMVNEMTNVDAHLFVTGMHMLSKYGMTAIEVERGKYSSIYKYINQNSEDSMDVVLAKTIAGLSDYVKELKPDLILVHGDRVEALAGAIVGSLNNILVGHIEGGEVSGTIDELIRHSVSKMAHLHFVCNQSARSRLLQLGEKNESIHVIGSPDLDVMNSDTLPTIEEVKRYYQIPFDDYGIVMYHPVTTELAKLPDHVDALMSAIEKSDRNFVVVYPNNDHGSKVILDGLLRLEGKSNVRVFPSLRFESFLRLLKNAKCIIGNSSAGVREAPFYGLPSVNIGTRQNNRASSNSIINVSNESSDVVEAIEKAFNSNFEPVREFGNGNSKELFAHAIKSSEFWTTPTQKIFIDR